The Eriocheir sinensis breed Jianghai 21 chromosome 54, ASM2467909v1, whole genome shotgun sequence genome segment cacacacacatgattttaaggaaaagttggataagagaggatatggagatgggaTAGCGCGAGTATGGCTCTTTTCCCgtgtgtcacaactaggtaaatacaactaggtaaatacacacacacacacacacacacacacgggcgaccCACCTCTCCTGATGGACTCTTCGGCCACCTTGGTGACCTGGAAGCGTGCTATCCTGGTCTGCCGCCCATCTCCCACCTCCTCAGACTCCTTGAGGGAGGGTGTGCGGGACAGAGGCGGGCCGGGCTGCAGCGGGGCAGCCCCTGCGTCCTTGTCCATGCCCACGGGCAGCATGGTGAGCGGCGCCTGGCAGTGGGTGTCCATCATGACAGGATGGAGCGCCACCGTCTCCCCGCCCGGCAGCCGCACCGTCTGGGGCACCTGCGGGTACACTGGCGGCAGGCCCTCCAGGGACGGTGACCCGGAGCTGACGGCGCCCTGAAACACAGAGTGGGGCATAAGTGTCTGCAGGGGGGCCAGAGCAGGGCTGTGTGGGGTATGGAGGcacagagggagggggaggagagaggggctgGGGTAGGGCCTACCTcagtgtggtggtgggtgagggtgaGGTGTGCGCCGGGCACCAGCTTCTGCAGTTGTTCCCGGAGTGCGTTGAGGTCCATCCTGTTGCGCTGGACGGAGCTGGCGGGCATGGCCAGCATGACGCCCTGGTGCAGCTGTAGGGCTGCGCCGGACATGCCCATTtctgcaacacaacacagcatGACACACACGGCCAGGGAGGAAACACTCGCCTTTATTCCACAACAACCATTATGCAGCCATGACACTGCTCAGGGCTGGGTGTCAGAAAGGGACTCACCTGGCGGCATGTCCGTGGGCATGGCCTGCGTGGCGCCGTGTGCCAGGCCTATGGGGGTGACGTCCTGGTAGCTGTGTGGCATGACGGGCTGGCCGCCCTCCACTAGCACCTGGCCACTGTCTCCACGCACCTGGCCAAGGTGAGCCATGTAGGCCGTGCCCAGGGCCATGTGGTTGGGGTCCATCTGGCCGGCCTCCCCCATGGCCATGCCGGGCTGGGGGATGATGCTGACGGTGGTCCCCTCGGGCATATCCTGGGGGAAGGCAAACTGGTGCAGGCCTGGGGGGTTGATGGCCTGCTGGGGCACCACGCGGTACCCCTGGAACACGTCGCCGCTGATGGGCACgccctcactcaccgcctccagGGTCACCGAGGGGGTCACCAGGACGCCCGTTGTGTGGGTCATGTCCCGGCCGCCCATCGCCGGGGGCAGCTGCTCCAGCCGGTCCTCCCCCCCAACGCTGACGCTGCCCTGCAAGGAGACACAACAACACTCACCGCACACTCCTTGAccaccacacccaacacaccacaccactctACTGGCTGGAATATAACAATGGAAACAAATACGAGAGAAAATTTTATATactaatatgaagaaaaaaaatgtggctTAAAATTCATTTGCTTCTCAGTTCTTGCTAGAAGAAATAAAGTGTAGAACTTGATCACTGTTTCTTGTGCATTGCTTGGAAAGCTTATTTTCTGCAAATGGGAAACATGCATTAAAGGAACATAACAGAGAGTCAGAGGTCCCAAGGCAGTGGAGGGAGATAAAATGGTGTATGGAGGTCTGCCACTATCAAACAAGTGCTGGGCTTGCTGAGTCTCTGTTGATGTTTACTACTTCACTGCTGCTGCGTCAGAACGTGTAAATGTCCTAACAGACCAAAAACAAGGACACACAGGTGCAGCCTCGTGTGTTACGGTGAGTGTGTTACCATACACCACACACCAAAGAGTCCTGCTTCAAACTCTACTTCATCTACATGTGTCTTGTAGGTCAACTTGGAAACAAAAGACCAAAGGAAGCACACGCCAAGAGCCTTCATCTTgggaaatacaaaacacaaatatattctaaaatacattAGGGGAAAATAATCAGAGTAACCATAATTTCTAGCATGGGTGAGGAGTTCTATGATGGGTTTGTAGGTCTAGCGTGAGTGAAGTTCTAACACTATTTTGATGAGTTCTAAAAATCACTAtctgggaagggttgggaagctGCTACCTGGAGCTCCAAAAGGttactcatcattattattattattattattattattattattattttatgcaccctgaagagagagagagtgagagagcgagagagagagagagagagagatatgccatGCTGTGCTGTGGCTGTTGCTGTGGTGTGCTGACccaattattttattttctgctaATTTTCACACTTGCTACTTTATTGTCATGCACTTTCTTATCTTTGAAGAAATACATTCAAGAAACTAGCCTTCCTGTAATTCAAACATTCATATTTTGGTCTGTGATTTTAATTGTATACGCGGCAAGTTTACTACGTCAGAACTGAGCAAGGGACAAACTACCGTACCTTGTGACATGTGGTGGGGACTCTATTCTATATGGTGGGTACTCTATTCTATATGGTGGGTACTCTGTTCTATACGGTGGGTACTCTGTTCTATATGGTGGGTACTCTATTCTATATGGTGGGTACTCTGTTCTATATGGTGGGTACTCTATTCTATATGGTGGGTACTCTGTTCTATATGGTGGGTACTCTGTTCTATATGGTGGGTACTCTATTCTATATGGTGGGTACTCTGTTCTATATGGTGGGTACTCTGTTCTATATGGTGGGTACTCTGTTCTATATGGTGGGTACTCTGTTCTATATGGTGGGTACTCTGTTCTATATGGTGGGTACTCTGTTCTATATGGTGGGTACTCTATTCTATATGGTGGGTACTCTATTCTATATGGTGGGTACTCTGTTCTATATGGTGGGTACTCTGTTCTATATGGTGGGTACTCTGTTCTATATGGTGGGTACTCTGTTCTATATGGTGGGTACTCTGTTCTATATGGTGGGTACTCTATTCTATATGGTGGGTACTCTGTTCTATATGGTGGGTACTCTGTTCTATATGGTGGGTACTCTGTTCTATATGGTGGGTACTCTGTTCTATATGGTGGGTACTCTGTTCTATATGGTGGGTACTCTGTTCTATATGGTGGGTACTCTGTTCTATATGGTGGGTACTCTGTTCTATATGGTGGGTACTCTGTTCTATATGGTGGGTACTCTGTTCTATATGGTGGGTACTCTGTTCTATATGGTGGGTACTCTCTTCTATATGGTGGGTACTCTGTTCTATATGGTGGGTACTCTGTTCTATATGGTGGGTACTATGTTCTATATGGTGGGTACTTTATTTTATATGGTGGGTACTCTGTTCTATATGGTGGGTACTCTGTTCTATATGGTGGGTACTCTGTTCTATATGGTGGGTACTCTGTTCTATATGGTGGGTACTCTGTTCTATATGGTGGGTACTCTGTTCTATATGGTGGGTACTCTATTCAATATGGTGGGTACTCTGTTCTATATGGTGGCTCTGTCTTGCTAAAATATAGACGGCCtaatttactctttctctctctctccctctctctctctcttccaagggCGGTGCGGCGGCTGGACATTCTCGTCCCCGCCACACCAACACACATCCGTCACCGTCGCCACACCAGAGCCTCCTGGCGGTGTGGGCGGCGGCTTTACCTGGAACGGCGGCTGCGGCGACGTTGATGGAGGGGGACTGATGACGATGGTGAGCGGGGTGGTGCGGGGTGGAGCCGGGGACAGCGGGTGACCCCTCGGCCTGCCACCGGCCTCCCCCTCACATGCAACCTATGGACCAGCAAGGAGCCATGCACTACAGTTTGTTATGGTACAGCGGGGCAAACCGGAATGCTTCATCGCTCAGGACAACAATGTACGTAGAAAGAAAACATGGGTATGCCTCGTGGTATTTAAGACATTATTAGAAAACTGGaaacattcatcatcatcatcgtttaacgcccatttattccctatggtggggttggacgggatatgagcctcctccactgttgccggtccatagccgtTTCTTCCGTGATgctcagcctcctcatatcttcctccaccacctttctccacgtcttccttggttTTCCTGGTGGTTTTCTGCTctctacctcaaagttcagtgcacATCTCAGGAAAATTTACACTGATAAACTTGTGGCAGTGAGCAAGGTAATGATCTTAGTTCTTTAACATGGTaggagtgacgggccaaattttttcctttacataaatcccccaaaatagaggatgcacCAATTGATTACAAATGTGTTATTATCAATTAtataatggtttgcgtgagtgatgattttttttttctcattaattcgcttagagggcctttaagaaacatgatccccacagctactgggttaataatgTCTTTGTATTACAGATATTAATGGACGACTCGGAACATTACGCAGATCAACTTGTGGTAGTGAGCGCTGGAACGTTCTCGAGTTTTCTAATAATACCCGGGTTACTTTGAGGCGTACTGatgtttttttctcgtctttacgtttttttctttctgcaaCATTGCCGTCCTTAGCTCTACCAAGGGTTGTTCAGGGTTACAGATGGGAGGGTGAGGGACCAACTACTCTCTACGTTAaatgcaacaggaggaggaggaggagcagagggaggagagggaggggtttATGGAGGAAACATTATCACTACTATGTTACTTGAGGGAGCAGGGAAGCCTTACGGAGAAGCTTAGGTGGAAGGTGACGAGAGGAACGGACCAGAAAGTGTTTGTGTTGCGCTTATTACGGAAAGGGAAAAGTGACGATGGTTTTAAAATGTTACGagaatttattttttacatttctacagcgattttatttatttatttattttttttagcaaactGCACACCACCTTGTTATGAGTGGGTGTTACGAGTCCCTCTCTGATCTTACTTGTGGCGTGACAGTTGatattataaaacactttcgcttctcacgtcaactattttcaAATGTATTCATTTTTTACAGAACGACAGACAAGACTCTTTTTAAGCTAATTGCACACCACCTTGTTATGAGTGGGTGTTACGAGTCCTTCTGTGATCTTACTTGTGGCGTGATGGTTGATATTATAAaactctttcgcttctcacatcaactacttttaAAGGTATTCATTTTTTACAGAACGACAGACAAGACTCTTTTTAAGCTAATTGCACACCACCTTGTTATGAGTGGGTGTTACGAGTCCCTCACTGATCTTACTTGTGGCGTGATGGTTGGTATTATGAAACACAcacgcttctcacatcaactacttttaaaggtattcatttttttacagaACGACAGACAAGACTTTTTAAGCTAATTGTACACCACCTTGTTATGAGTGGGTGTTATGAGTCATTCACTGATCATATCTGTGGCGTGATGAATGGtgcagataacacacacaacgTCAACACACGAATCATCAACGTAAGTCTTTttaaccaattttttttttttaagctaatCGCACACCACCTTGTCATGAGTGAGCATTATGAGTCATTTACTGATCCTATTTGTGGCGTGGTAAAAGGTTCCGATAACACACATGACATTAACACACGCAGCATCAATGGAAATCTTTttaaccaatttttttttttaagctaatCGCACACCACCTTGTCATGAGTGAGCATTATGAGTCATTTACTGATCCTATTTGTGGCGTGATAGAAGGTTCCGATAACACACATGACATTAACACACGCAGCATTAACGGAAATCTTTTTATGCAGTGATTTTCTGTGTCTGTTCCTCTGGTCACCTCACACCAGTTTCTATGTCACTAAAAGTTTATCTGAAGAACTAATAACAACGATAATATTAGTGAACAGCAAAATACTAAGTTACAATTAATACTGATATCAAAACAACCAACACACAGAATACCGACTCAAAAAAGCACCTTATAtgtaaccaaacacacacacaaaaaaaaaagggagggggagggaaggcaacACATTGACAGGAGATGAAATGGAAAAGGCAAATGAAATGGCATCATGTTTCTgtctggaaaggaggaagagaatggaggcaatctgtctgtctgtgtctatccaGGTGACCGTCTTCtagtgagataaaggaagagagtaaggggagggagagcatcAATggctagggaaaggaagggtatggaggcaatctatctgtctgtatgtctgtttgtatgtctgtgtctatCCAGGTGGTTGTCTTCTAGTGAggtaaagggagagtaaggggagggaCAGAATGAAGGACTATGGAAAGGAAGGGTACTGAGgcctctatctgtctgtttgtctgtctgttgtctctttaggaggaggaagggtgacaggATAGGGTCgtccatatgtctgtctgtctcccaggGTAACAACTATCTTCTCTTCAGGTGcagggagggtgacagggaagggtcgTCCATATGTCTGTCTCCCAGGGTAACAACTATCTTCTCTTCCGGTGCAGGGAGGGTGACAGGGGAGGGTCgtccatatgtctgtctgtctcccaggGTAACAACTATCTTCAGGTGcagggagggtgacagggaagggtcgtccatatgtctgtctgtctcccaggGTAACAACTATCTTCTCTTCAGGTGCAGGGAGGGTGACAGGATAGGGTCgtccatatgtctgtctgtctcccaggGTAACAACTATCTTCTCTTCAGGTGcagggagggtgacagggaagggtcgtccatatgtctgtctgtctcccaggGTAACAACTATCTTCTCTTCAGGTGCAGGGAGGGTGACAGGGGAGGGTCgtccatatgtctgtctgtctcccaggGTAACAACTATCTTCTCTTCAGGTGcagggagggtgacagggaagggtcatccttatgtctgtctgtctcccaggATAACAACTATCTTCTCTTCAGGTGCAGGGAGGGTGACAGGGGAGGGTCgtccatatgtctgtctgtctcccaggGTAACAACTATCTTCTCTTCAGGTGCAGGGAGGGTGACAGGGAGTCgtccatatgtctgtctgtctcccaggGTAACAACTATCTTCTCTTCAGGTGCAGGGAGGGTGACAGGGGAGGGTCgtccatatgtctgtctgtctcccaggGTAACAACTATCTTCTCTTCAGGTGCAGGGAGGGTGACAGGGGAGGGTCgtccatatgtctgtctgtctcccaggGTAACAACTATCTTCTCTTCAGGTGCAGGGAGGGTGACAGGGGAGGGTCgtccatatgtctgtctgtctcccaggGTAACAACTATCTTCTCTTCAGGTGCAGGGAGGGATACAGGGGAGGGTCgtccatatgtctgtctgtctcccaggGTAACAACTATCTTCTCTTCAGGTGCAGGGAGGGTGACAGGGAGGTTCgtccatatgtctgtctgtctcccaggGTAACAACTATCTTCTCTTCAGGTGCAGGGAGGGTGACAGGGGAGGGTCgtccatatgtctgtctgtctcccaggGTAACAACTATCTTCTCTTCAGGTGCAGGGAGGGTGACAGGGGAGGGTCgtccatatgtctgtctgtctcccaggGTAACAACTATCTTCTCTTCAGGTGCAGGGAGGGATACAGGGGAGGGTCgtccatatgtctgtctgtctcccaggGTAACAACTATTTCTCTTCAGGTGCAGGGAGGGTGACAGGGGAGGGTCgtccatatgtctgtctgtctcccaggGTAACAACTATCTTCTCTTCAGGTGCAGGGAGGGTGACAGGGGAGGGTCgtccatatgtctgtctgtctcccaggGTAACAACTATCTTCTCTTTAGGTGCAGGGAGGGTGATGGGAGAGTCATCCATACAAATCAAATGAAGGCTTTAACTTGTAACGGACTTAAAAATGAGACAAATAAGCTTACTGTCGGAATTAC includes the following:
- the LOC126983630 gene encoding uncharacterized protein LOC126983630 isoform X6, giving the protein MSVSQGNNYLLFRCREGDREGSSICLSVSQGNNYLLFRCREGDREGSSICLSVSQGNNYLLFRCREGDRGGSSICLSVSQGNNYLLFRCREGDRGGSSICLSVSQGNNYLLFRCREGDRGGSSICLSVSQGNNYLLFRCREGDRGGSSICLSVSQGNNYLLFRCREGDRGGSSICLSVSQGNNYLLFRCREGYRGGSSICLSVSQGNNYLLFRCREGDRGGSSICLSVSQGNNYLLFRCREGDRGGSSICLSVSQGNNYLLFRCREGDGRVIHTNQMKALTCNGLKNETNKLTVGITLTGDKTHK
- the LOC126983630 gene encoding uncharacterized protein LOC126983630 isoform X7, whose translation is MSVSQGNNYLLFRCREGDREGSSICLSVSQGNNYLLFRCREGDREGSSICLSVSQGNNYLLFRCREGDRGGSSICLSVSQGNNYLLFRCREGDRGGSSICLSVSQGNNYLLFRCREGDRGGSSICLSVSQGNNYLLFRCREGDRGGSSICLSVSQGNNYLLFRCREGDRGGSSICLSVSQGNNYLLFRCREGDRGGSSICLSVSQGNNYLLFRCREGDRGGSSICLSVSQGNNYLLFRCREGDRGGSSICLSVSQGNNYLLFRCREGDGRVIHTNQMKALTCNGLKNETNKLTVGITLTGDKTHK
- the LOC126983630 gene encoding uncharacterized protein LOC126983630 isoform X1; amino-acid sequence: MSVSQGNNYLLFRCREGDREGSSICLSVSQGNNYLLFRCREGDREGSSICLSVSQGNNYLLFRCREGDRGGSSICLSVSQGNNYLLFRCREGDRGGSSICLSVSQGNNYLLFRCREGDRGGSSICLSVSQGNNYLLFRCREGDRGGSSICLSVSQGNNYLLFRCREGDRGGSSICLSVSQGNNYLLFRCREGYRGGSSICLSVSQGNNYLLFRCREGDRGGSSICLSVSQGNNYLLFRCREGDRGGSSICLSVSQGNNYLLFRCREGDRGGSSICLSVSQGNNYLLFRCREGDRGGSSICLSVSQGNNYLLFRCREGDGRVIHTNQMKALTCNGLKNETNKLTVGITLTGDKTHK
- the LOC126983630 gene encoding uncharacterized protein LOC126983630 isoform X3; this encodes MSVSQGNNYLLFRCREGDREGSSICLSVSQGNNYLLFRCREGDREGSSICLSVSQGNNYLLFRCREGDRGGSSICLSVSQGNNYLLFRCREGDRGGSSICLSVSQGNNYLLFRCREGDRGGSSICLSVSQGNNYLLFRCREGDRGGSSICLSVSQGNNYLLFRCREGYRGGSSICLSVSQGNNYLLFRCREGDRGGSSICLSVSQGNNYLLFRCREGDRGGSSICLSVSQGNNYLLFRCREGDRGGSSICLSVSQGNNYLLFRCREGDRGGSSICLSVSQGNNYLLFRCREGDGRVIHTNQMKALTCNGLKNETNKLTVGITLTGDKTHK
- the LOC126983630 gene encoding uncharacterized protein LOC126983630 isoform X9; this translates as MSVSQGNNYLLFRCREGDREGSSICLSVSQGNNYLLFRCREGDREGSSICLSVSQGNNYLLFRCREGDRGGSSICLSVSQGNNYLLFRCREGDRGGSSICLSVSQGNNYLLFRCREGDRGGSSICLSVSQGNNYLLFRCREGDRGGSSICLSVSQGNNYLLFRCREGDRGGSSICLSVSQGNNYLLFRCREGYRGGSSICLSVSQGNNYLLFRCREGDRGGSSICLSVSQGNNYLLFRCREGDRGGSSICLSVSQGNNYLLFRCREGDGRVIHTNQMKALTCNGLKNETNKLTVGITLTGDKTHK
- the LOC126983630 gene encoding uncharacterized protein LOC126983630 isoform X2 yields the protein MSVSQGNNYLLFRCREGDREGSSICLSVSQGNNYLLFRCREGDREGSSICLSVSQGNNYLLFRCREGDRGGSSICLSVSQGNNYLLFRCREGDRGGSSICLSVSQGNNYLLFRCREGDRGGSSICLSVSQGNNYLLFRCREGDRGGSSICLSVSQGNNYLLFRCREGDRGGSSICLSVSQGNNYLLFRCREGDRGGSSICLSVSQGNNYLLFRCREGDRGGSSICLSVSQGNNYLLFRCREGDRGGSSICLSVSQGNNYLLFRCREGDRGGSSICLSVSQGNNYLLFRCREGDGRVIHTNQMKALTCNGLKNETNKLTVGITLTGDKTHK
- the LOC126983630 gene encoding uncharacterized protein LOC126983630 isoform X5; the encoded protein is MSVSQGNNYLLFRCREGDREGSSICLSVSQGNNYLLFRCREGDREGSSICLSVSQGNNYLLFRCREGDRGGSSICLSVSQGNNYLLFRCREGDRGGSSICLSVSQGNNYLLFRCREGDRGGSSICLSVSQGNNYLLFRCREGDRGGSSICLSVSQGNNYLLFRCREGDRGGSSICLSVSQGNNYLLFRCREGDRGGSSICLSVSQGNNYLLFRCREGDRGGSSICLSVSQGNNYLLFRCREGDRGGSSICLSVSQGNNYLLFRCREGDGRVIHTNQMKALTCNGLKNETNKLTVGITLTGDKTHK
- the LOC126983630 gene encoding uncharacterized protein LOC126983630 isoform X4, producing MSVSQGNNYLLFRCREGDREGSSICLSVSQGNNYLLFRCREGDRGGSSICLSVSQGNNYLLFRCREGDRGGSSICLSVSQGNNYLLFRCREGDRGGSSICLSVSQGNNYLLFRCREGDRGGSSICLSVSQGNNYLLFRCREGDRGGSSICLSVSQGNNYLLFRCREGYRGGSSICLSVSQGNNYLLFRCREGDRGGSSICLSVSQGNNYLLFRCREGDRGGSSICLSVSQGNNYLLFRCREGDRGGSSICLSVSQGNNYLLFRCREGDRGGSSICLSVSQGNNYLLFRCREGDGRVIHTNQMKALTCNGLKNETNKLTVGITLTGDKTHK
- the LOC126983630 gene encoding uncharacterized protein LOC126983630 isoform X8, whose product is MSVSQGNNYLLFRCREGDREGSSICLSVSQGNNYLLFRCREGDRGGSSICLSVSQGNNYLLFRCREGDRGGSSICLSVSQGNNYLLFRCREGDRGGSSICLSVSQGNNYLLFRCREGDRGGSSICLSVSQGNNYLLFRCREGYRGGSSICLSVSQGNNYLLFRCREGDRGGSSICLSVSQGNNYLLFRCREGDRGGSSICLSVSQGNNYLLFRCREGDRGGSSICLSVSQGNNYLLFRCREGDRGGSSICLSVSQGNNYLLFRCREGDGRVIHTNQMKALTCNGLKNETNKLTVGITLTGDKTHK